Proteins from a genomic interval of Yarrowia lipolytica chromosome 1E, complete sequence:
- a CDS encoding uncharacterized protein (Compare to YALI0E34793g, highly similar to uniprot|Q8X097 Neurospora crassa Probable ATP citrate lyase subunit 1): MSANENISRFDAPVGKEHPAYELFHNHTRSFVYGLQPRACQGMLDFDFICKRENPSVAGVIYPFGGQFVTKMYWGTKETLLPVYQQVEKAAAKHPEVDVVVNFASSRSVYSSTMELLEYPQFRTIAIIAEGVPERRAREILHKAQKKGVTIIGPATVGGIKPGCFKVGNTGGMMDNIVASKLYRPGSVAYVSKSGGMSNELNNIISHTTDGVYEGIAIGGDRYPGTTFIDHILRYEADPKCKIIVLLGEVGGVEEYRVIEAVKNGQIKKPIVAWAIGTCASMFKTEVQFGHAGSMANSDLETAKAKNAAMKSAGFYVPDTFEDMPEVLAELYEKMVAKGELSRISEPEVPKIPIDYSWAQELGLIRKPAAFISTISDDRGQELLYAGMPISEVFKEDIGIGGVMSLLWFRRRLPDYASKFLEMVLMLTADHGPAVSGAMNTIITTRAGKDLISSLVAGLLTIGTRFGGALDGAATEFTTAYDKGLSPRQFVDTMRKQNKLIPGIGHRVKSRNNPDFRVELVKDFVKKNFPSTQLLDYALAVEEVTTSKKDNLILNVDGAIAVSFVDLMRSCGAFTVEETEDYLKNGVLNGLFVLGRSIGLIAHHLDQKRLKTGLYRHPWDDITYLVGQEAIQKKRVEISAGDVSKAKTRS, translated from the coding sequence ATGTCTGCCAACGAGAACATCTCCCGATTCGACGCCCCTGTGGGCAAGGAGCACCCCGCCTACGAGCTCTTCCATAACCACACACGATCTTTCGTCTATGGTCTCCAGCCTCGAGCCTGCCAGGGTATGCTGGACTTCGACTTCATCTGTAAGCGAGAGAACCCCTCCGTGGCCGGTGTCATCTATCCCTTCGGCGGCCAGTTCGTCACCAAGATGTACTGGGGCACCAAGGAGACTCTTCTCCCTGTCTACCAGCAGGTCGAGAAGGCCGCTGCCAAGCACCCCGAGGTCGATGTCGTGGTCAACTTTGCCTCCTCTCGATCCGTCTACTCCTCTACCATGGAGCTGCTCGAGTACCCCCAGTTCCGAACCATCGCCATTATTGCCGAGGGTGTCCCCGAGCGACGAGCCCGAGAGATCCTCCacaaggcccagaagaagggtGTGACCATCATTGGTCCCGCTACCGTCGGAGGTATCAAGCCCGGTTGCTTCAAGGTTGGAAACACCGGAGGTATGATGGACAACATTGTCGCCTCCAAGCTCTACCGACCCGGCTCCGTTGCCTACGTCTCCAAGTCCGGAGGAATGTCCAACGAGCTGAACAACATTATCTCTCACACCACCGACGGTGTCTACGAGGGTATTGCTATTGGTGGTGACCGATACCCTGGTACTACCTTCATTGACCATATCCTGCGATACGAGGCCGACCCCAAGTGTAAGatcatcgtcctccttggtgaggttggtggtgttgaggAGTACCGAGTCATCGAGGCTGTTAAGAACGGCCAGATCAAGAAGCCCATCGTCGCTTGGGCCATTGGTACTTGTGCCTCCATGTTCAAGACTGAGGTTCAGTTCGGCCACGCCGGCTCCATGGCCAACTCCGACCTGGAGACTGCCAAGGCTAAGAACGCCGCCATGAAGTCTGCTGGCTTCTACGTCCCCGATACCTTCGAGGACATGCCCGAGGTCCTTGCCGAGCTCTACGAGAAGATGGTCGCCAAGGGCGAGCTGTCTCGAATCTCTGAGCCTGAGGTCCCCAAGATCCCCATTGACTACTCTTGGGCCCAGGAGCTTGGTCTTATCCGAAAGCCCGCTGCTTTCATCTCCACTATTTCCGATGACCGAGGCCAGGAGCTTCTGTACGCTGGCATGCCCATTTCCGAGGTTttcaaggaggacattgGTATCGGCGGTGTCATGTCTCTGCTGTGgttccgacgacgactcccCGACTACGCCTCCAAGTTTCTTGAGATGGTTCTCATGCTTACTGCTGACCACGGTCCCGCCGTATCCGGTGCCATGAACACCATTATCACCACCCGAGCTGGTAAGGATCTCATTTCTTCCCTGGTTGCTGGTCTCCTGACCATTGGTACCCGATTCGGAGGTGCTCTTGACGGTGCTGCCACCGAGTTCACCACTGCCTACGACAAGGGTCTGTCCCCCCGACAGTTCGTTGATACCATGCGAAAGCAGAACAAGCTGATTCCTGGTATTGGCCATCGAGTCAAGTCTCGAAACAACCCCGATTTCCGAGTCGAGCTTGTCAAGGACTTTGTTAAGAAGAACTTCCCCTCCACCCAGCTGCTCGACTACGCCCTTGCTGTCGAGGAGgtcaccacctccaagaaggacaacCTGATTCTGAACGTTGACGGTGCTATTGCTGTTTCTTTTGTCGATCTCATGCGATCTTGCGGTGCCTTtactgtggaggagactgaGGACTACCTCAAGAACGGTGTTCTCAACGGTCTGTTCGTTCTCGGTCGATCCATTGGTCTCATTGCCCACCATCTCGATCAGAAGCGACTCAAGACCGGTCTGTACCGACATCCTTGGGACGATATCACCTACCTGGTTGGCCAGGAGGCTatccagaagaagcgagTCGAGATCAGCGCCGGCGACGtttccaaggccaagactCGATCATAG
- a CDS encoding uncharacterized protein (Compare to YALI0E34815g, similar to Saccharomyces cerevisiae YOR022C; ancestral locus Anc_5.604, some similarities with uniprot|Q8X0B7 Neurospora crassa Related to phosphatidic acid-preferring phospholipase A1 no start): MARAQINCSEGLFDKPPIFCFQTTMATNDTEKPLLEPVTIRKNHQRSLSGQLKAISAPMSPKQRFLSTFGLTDDSTRVEISGNVEVVVEETSTEEITAVAGKVEEEDESKPGDVPEAEEVAEEVAEEVTEAEAEASMTTKIISQDEPVVRPWFFYDAQVDLYDPLAELPAAQAQAVSNAQKATGTTTAQTAAVVESLRDTDELPPLKPPVFSALGYTGNLAPDTSWSAFAPADINALEKAYGIYSADKTPGVNEDDYPVNKSEIHEEDDCKGTEDPETVVGINRLYIAKFSQEGHICMPLYWRTVGDVCNVRRSTWFFRSTLGPVERSLERHLEEAFQSIKPWTSEYVEELEAAISNPEAECRFKHSFTYKVKDGAKDPPIDVSVVFSPCAMFEGETEVTPKAHILLPSYFNLFGTAPSTALLATSLLKGRPLPGSHVTLQRFYDWDEYKKFKTLPDRQVDALDHEYAKIKQLIFVLHGIGQKLSERVASFTFTFAINHFRVLVKEQLKSPRTKHCLPEDRQDENSIAILPINWRRLVDFEELGSMHRESGSSGYSLKDITVNSIPSVRGLIGDVLLDIPYYMSHHRPLLLHAAATEANRIYRIFCKHNPGFDGENGHGNVHIIGHSLGSVIALDLLSFQPTKVEKDDFQDVETPDVTLDLKVPPLFQRKTHKIPNFCFNTSNLFLVGSPVGFFMLLHNANFKARSEENGPQYGCLAVKNLYNVINFSDPIAYLLNPTVDTDLAENIETANVPTEKNFPLEGEDESWIKFPVKFPFWSPSGTPSVEEKESDKGVKAVKDLSEGSKDATDTKDLEEFSASEVKGSLKPRPRSDSTKSDKSMSSRLSGIFSSRPKSPLSPNARKTEHKKSPMATSGPFSPQEVSPKDEVPIFTPTPVKPMNASVEIGGSLIGEGNLTSSPPKSIPLQKRDFAREHQAEQQMQGLNDNGQIDWIVPLTGALENQYVSMITAHSNYWDNKDLARMCAIESCREPGPEHTIEQFRVKMKPRAAESEEAVTE, encoded by the coding sequence ATGGCCCGTGCTCAGATAAATTGCAGTGAGGGCCTGTTCGACAAACCACCAATTTTCTGTTTCCAGACAACCATGGCAACTAACGACACAGAGAAGCCCCTGCTAGAACCAGTCACCATCCGCAAGAACCACCAGCGGTCTCTTTCGGGACAACTCAAGGCCATCTCAGCACCCATGTCACCCAAACAGAGGTTCCTCAGCACCTTTGGACTGACGGATGATTCGACCAGAGTGGAGATCAGTGGAAACGTGGAGGTTGTTGTGGAGGAAACCAGCACTGAGGAGATCACCGCCGTGGCTGGGAaggttgaagaagaggacgaATCAAAGCCTGGGGACGTACCCGAGGCAGAGGAAGTCGCGGAGGAAGTCGCGGAGGAAGTCACCGAGGCAGAGGCCGAGGCGTCCATGACCACCAAGATCATCTCCCAGGACGAGCCAGTGGTTCGACCATGGTTCTTCTACGATGCTCAGGTTGATCTGTATGACCCGTTGGCTGAACTTCCTGCCGCCCAGGCCCAAGCTGTGTCTAATGCACAGAAGGCTACCGGAACCACTACTgcacaaacagctgcaGTAGTGGAATCGCTCAGGGACACAGACGAACTGCCTCCGCTGAAGCCGCCCGTGTTTTCTGCGCTCGGCTATACTGGCAACTTGGCACCTGACACGTCCTGGAGTGCGTTTGCTCCTGCTGATATCAATGCTCTGGAAAAGGCGTATGGCATCTATTCGGCCGATAAGACTCCTGGTGTCAACGAAGATGACTACCCTGTGAACAAGTCTGAGATTCACGAAGAAGATGACTGCAAGGGCACCGAGGATCCCGAAACTGTGGTTGGAATCAACCGTCTCTATATTGCAAAGTTCTCTCAAGAGGGCCATATCTGCATGCCTCTTTACTGGCGCACAGTTGGAGACGTCTGTAACGTGCGCCGAAGCACGTGGTTCTTCAGATCGACTCTTGGACCAGTTGAGAGATCCCTAGAGCGTCATCTAGAAGAAGCCTTCCAATCAATCAAGCCTTGGACGTCGGAATACGTTGAAGAGCTTGAAGctgccatctccaaccccgaGGCAGAGTGCAGATTCAAACACTCTTTCACctacaaggtcaaggatGGCGCCAAAGATCCTCCCATTGACGTGTCTGTGGTGTTTTCTCCCTGTGCTATGTTTGAAGGAGAGACAGAAGTGACTCCCAAGGCCCACATTCTGCTGCCCAGTTACTTCAATCTGTTTGGAACTGCTCCTAGTACAGCACTGTTGGCTAcctctcttctcaaggGCAGACCTCTTCCTGGATCTCATGTTACCTTACAGAGATTCTACGATTGggacgagtacaagaagtTCAAGACCCTTCCCGACCGACAAGTCGACGCACTCGATCACGAGTATGCCAAGATCAAGCAGCTCATCTTTGTGCTTCATGGCATTGGTCAGAAACTGTCTGAGAGAGTGGCATCTTTCACCTTCACTTTTGCCATCAATCATTTCCGAGTGTTGGTCAAGGAACAGCTCAAGTCGCCCAGAACCAAACACTGTCTTCCCGAAGACCGTCAGGATGAAAACTCCATTGCTATTCTGCCCATAAACTGGAGAAGACTTGTTGATTTTGAAGAGCTGGGCTCTATGCACCGAGAATCCGGTTCTTCAGGGTACTCACTGAAGGATATTACTGTCAATTCCATTCCCTCCGTGCGAGGGCTCATTGGAGACGTCCTTCTCGATATCCCCTACTACATGTCTCATCATAGACCTCTTCTTTTgcatgctgctgccacagAAGCCAACCGAATATACCGCATTTTCTGCAAGCACAATCCTGGGTTTGATGGAGAGAACGGCCATGGCAACGTGCATATTATTGGCCATTCTCTGGGATCTGTCATTGCTCTGGACCTGCTTTCTTTCCAGCCTACAAAGGTGGAAAAGGATGATTTCCAAGACGTGGAGACGCCTGACGTCACCCTGGACCTCAAGGTACCTCCCCTGTTCCAGCGAAAGACACACAAGATCCCCAACTTTTGTTTCAACACTTCAAATCTGTTTCTGGTCGGTTCTCCAGTTGGGTTCTTCATGCTTCTTCACAACGCCAATTTCAAGGCTCGATCTGAGGAGAACGGACCCCAATACGGATGCCTGGCCGTTAAAAACCTCTACAATGTCATCAACTTCTCCGATCCCATTGCCTATCTCCTAAATCCCACTGTTGATACTGACTTGGCTGAGAATATTGAGACAGCCAATGTTCCCACAGAAAAGAACTTTCCCTTGGAGGGAGAAGACGAGTCGTGGATCAAATTCCCCGTCAAGTTCCCCTTCTGGAGTCCCTCAGGAACCCCTTCTgtggaagagaaggagtctGATAAGGGTGTTAAGGCTGTCAAGGACCTCTCTGAAGGTTCCAAGGatgccacagacaccaaaGACCTCGAGGAATTCTCTGCTTCCGAAGTCAAGGGGTCTCTGAAACCTCGGCCTAGATCAGACTCCACAAAGTCCGACAAATCCATGTCTTCTCGACTTTCTGGCATCTTCAGCAGCCGTCCCAAGTCTCCCCTTTCGCCCAACGCCCGTAAAACCGAGCACAAAAAGAGCCCAATGGCCACCTCGGGCCCCTTCTCTCCCCAGGAAGTTTCTCCCAAGGACGAGGTGCCCATTTTTACACCCACTCCTGTGAAACCTATGAATGCTAGTGTGGAGATTGGTGGTTCTCTGATTGGAGAGGGCAATTTGACTTCTTCGCCACCCAAGTCTATTCCTCTGCAGAAGCGAGACTTTGCTCGGGAGCATCAGGCCGAGCAACAGATGCAGGGTCTCAATGATAACGGTCAGATTGACTGGATTGTGCCTCTTACCggagctctggagaaccAGTACGTGTCCATGATCACTGCTCATTCCAATTACTGGGACAACAAGGATCTGGCTCGAATGTGTGCGATTGAAAGTTGTCGAGAGCCCGGTCCTGAACACACTATTGAGCAGTTCCGAGTGAAGATGAAACCTCGAGCCGCAGAGTCGGAGGAGGCGGTTACAGAGTGA
- a CDS encoding 40S ribosomal protein eS27 (Compare to YALI0E34826g, similar to Saccharomyces cerevisiae RPS27B (YHR021C) and RPS27A (YKL156W); ancestral locus Anc_5.265,gnl|GLV|YALI0E34826g [Yarrowia lipolytica] similar to uniprot|P38711 Saccharomyces cerevisiae YHR021c R27B 40S ribosomal protein S27-B), whose translation MVLTQDLLNPSPQSEARKHKLKTLVPQPRSFFMDVKCPGCINITTVFSHAQTVVTCGSCSTVLCQPTGGKARLTEGCSFRRK comes from the exons ATG GTTCTTACTCAAGATCTTCTCAACCCTTCTCCTCAGTCTGAGGCCCGAAAGCACAAGCTCAAGACTCTTGTCCCCCAGCCTCGATCCTTCTTCATGGACGTCAAGTGCCCCGGTTGCATCAACATCACTACTGTCTTTTCTCACGCTCAGACCGTTGTGACCTGCGGCTCTTGCTCCACTGTCCTTTGCCAGCCCACCGGCGGTAAGGCCCGACTCACTGAGGGCTGCTCTTTCCGACGAAAGTAA
- a CDS encoding uncharacterized protein (Compare to YALI0E34837g, no similarity) encodes MGYGEKLAFRNDLGGNHFTLAQPRGGKGLDPSFVPRQKPGFITNTAKRAIAYIFVFSLIATVMLMQMRDNSDPNEPELALVKKKPAPLRKDPREQEVVLGKPKPKPTVAAKKEDAKIKVNARKGAPAADPAQVPEKAEKPAANSKDTKPLKSEAGGKAVKADEADEVNKAKTQKKLQDLEEELEEQEEEEEDDLEELEDYMDADDAAGAAEARAGAATGAEDSNASPTDLAEKLGKKRPASDAQAKAMEAKKVEDAKAAKFKDERAKQDKVKAQQKQVRDEDSEYEEGEEGDEGEGDEEEEEEEEIEIGDAKIAKALL; translated from the coding sequence ATGGGATACGGCGAGAAACTGGCCTTTCGAAACGATCTGGGTGGCAACCACTTCACGCTAGCCCAGCCTCGAGGAGGCAAGGGTCTAGACCCCAGCTTTGTGCCCCGGCAGAAGCCTGGGTTCATCACAAACACCGCCAAACGGGCCATTGCATACATTTTCGTTTTTTCGCTCATTGCCACCGTCATGTTGATGCAAATGCGAGACAACTCTGATCCAAACGAGCCCGAGCTGGCTCTGGTCAAAAAGAAGCCTGCTCCGTTGAGAAAGGACCCTCGAGAGCAGGAGGTTGTGCTGGGGaagcccaagcccaagcccaCTGTTGCTGCTAAGAAGGAGGATGCCAAAATCAAGGTGAATGCTCGAAAGGGAGCTCCTGCCGCTGACCCTGCCCAAGTGCCTGAGAAGGCTGAGAAGCCTGCCgccaactccaaggacACAAAGCCTCTCAAGTCTGAGGCTGGTGGCAAGGCTGTTAAGGCCGACGAGGCTGACGAGGTAAACAAGGCCAAAACCCAAAAGAAGTTGCaggatctggaggaggagctggaggagcaggaagaggaggaggaagatgacCTTGAAGAGCTTGAGGACTACATGGATGCAGACGATGCCGCTGGGGCCGCTGAGGCTCGAGCTGGGGCTGCCACTGGGGCTGAAGACTCTAACGCCAGCCCCACCGACCTGGCTGAGAAGCTGGGCAAGAAGCGGCCGGCTTCCGATGCCCAGGCCAAGGCTATGGAGGCCAAAAAGGTTGAGGACGCCAAAGCCGCCAAGTTCAAGGATGAGCGTGCCAAGCAGGATAAGGTCAAGGCCCAGCAAAAGCAGGTACGAGATGAAGATAGCGAATACGAGGAgggagaagagggagaCGAGGGTGAGGGtgacgaggaagaagaagaggaggaagaaattgagattggagatgccaagattgccaaggccTTGTTGTAA
- a CDS encoding uncharacterized protein (Compare to YALI0E34852g, similar to uniprot|P32803 Saccharomyces cerevisiae YGL200c EMP24 component of the COPII-coated vesicles), whose product MKFLVCLLVLALASVVSAHNVLLLPWKRQCFYEDVKKGDTLAVSFQVGNRDPQAGGQLAVDFVINDPHGNQVVKQHEVPDGDVQVPIQVPGRYEYCFSNEFSGIGTKDVTFNVHGVIVIDLNQLTDDALDQEIAKLNQVVQEVRNEQSYIVVRERTHRNTAESTNARVKWWNILQLGVVAVNSLFQIYYLKRFFEVKTLV is encoded by the exons ATGAAGTTCCTCGTTTGtcttctggttctggcgCTGGCCTCCGTGGTCAGCGCTCACAACGTGCTCCTGCTGCCCTGGAAGCGACAGTGCTTCTACGAGGATGTCAAGAAGGGTGACACTCTGGCCGTGTCTTTCCAGGTCGGAAACCGAGACCCCCAGGCCGGTGGACAGCTTGCTGTCGACTTTGTG ATCAACGACCCCCATGGAAACCAGGTTGTCAAGCAGCACGAGGTTCCTGACGGAGACGTCCAGGTGCCCATCCAGGTCCCCGGCAGATACGAGTACTGCTTCTCCAATGAGTTCTCCGGCATTGGTACCAAGGATGTGACCTTCAACGTGCATGGTGTCATTGTCATTGATCTCAACCAGCTGACCGACGACGCTCTGGATcaggagattgccaagcTCAACCAGGTTGTGCAGGAGGTGCGAAACGAACAGAGCTACATTGTTGTTCGAGAGCGAACCCACCGAAACACTGCTGAGTCCACAAACGCCCGAGTCAAGTGGTGGAACATTCTGCAGCTGGGTGTTGTTGCCGTCAACTCTCTGTTCCAGATCTACTACCTTAAGCGATTCTTTGAGGTCAAGACTTTGGTTTAA
- a CDS encoding uncharacterized protein (Compare to YALI0E34881g, similar to DEHA0F24211g Debaryomyces hansenii IPF 6233.1) — MSELEETRNVRMKRFPYKEALRQWWNAPSAEKAEFDVLSMLPFFPKPDATRTATSKLVDIGKNRYINEFHIQNTTNGTPHRNLVMLHGYGTGLGIFFQNYDQISSTPDWNVFSLDLLGLGRSSRRPKFKIQTSDTDKKIVNEKTGEVVYPAVIESENYFIDAIEDWRQVRKIEKFTLMGHSMGGYLAAAYAFKYPERVEKLILVSPVGVERSGDVEVDDSASLLQGAKEIAAQPVPDERLFPAITHDEGMKVHPGAIPPQEKIHWLMKYLWTHHYSPFMLIRQAPPGVGVRLMSAWSLWRFQDLSEEDRMKLHLYSYKLMDSKASGELALTRLLKPVALARMPLLDRLDKIKCPTMWMYGEKDWMNAEAGAEATQTLNRNASNENNTQSVFKLVKRAGHHIYLDNTRAFNSLIVDFMTR, encoded by the coding sequence ATGTCGGAACTTGAAGAGACCAGAAACGTCCGAATGAAGCGGTTCCCGTACAAGGAGGCGCTGCGACAGTGGTGGAACGCGCCCTcggccgagaaggccgaaTTCGACGTTCTGTCCATGCTCCCCTTCTTTCCTAAGCCCGATGCCACCCGAACAGCAACGTCCAAACTCGTCGACATTGGTAAAAACAGATACATCAACGAGTTCCACATCCAAAACACCACCAATGGAACCCCCCATCGCAACCTCGTCATGCTCCACGGCTACGGAACTGGCCTGGGGATCTTCTTCCAGAACTACGACCAGATCTCCTCTACACCCGATTGGAACGTCTTCTCTCTTGATCTACTCGGTCTAGGCCGATCCTCAAGACGGCCCAAATTCAAGATCCAGACCTCGGACAcagacaagaagattgtgAACGAAAAAACCGGCGAAGTCGTCTACCCTGCGGTGATCGAGTCAGAGAACTACTTTATCGACGCCATTGAGGACTGGAGACAGGTGCGCAAGATTGAAAAATTCACTCTTATGGGCCACTCCATGGGCGGCTACCTCGCAGCTGCCTACGCCTTCAAGTACCCCGAGAGAGTAGAAAAACTCATTCTGGTGTCCCCCGTAGGTGTGGAGAGATCAGGAGAcgtggaggtggacgatTCGGCTTCTCTTCTGCAAGGAGCCAAAGAAATTGCCGCTCAACCTGTTCCCGACGAACGTCTGTTCCCAGCCATCACCCACGACGAAGGCATGAAGGTCCATCCTGGCGCTATCCCTCCCCAGGAGAAAATCCACTGGCTTATGAAGTATCTGTGGACCCACCACTACTCGCCCTTCATGCTGATCCGACAGGCTCCTCCGGGAGTAGGAGTGCGTCTCATGTCAGCCTGGTCTTTGTGGCGATTCCAGGATCTCAGCGAAGAGGATCGAATGAAACTCCATCTGTACTCCTACAAGCTCATGGACAGCAAGGCGTCTGGAGAGCTGGCTCTGACTCGGCTTCTCAAGCCTGTAGCACTGGCTAGAATGCCTCTACTGGATCGCCTTGACAAAATCAAGTGTCCCACCATGTGGATGTACGGAGAGAAGGACTGGATGAATGCCGAGGCAGGAGCCGAGGCCACCCAGACTCTCAACCGAAACGCCAGCAATGAAAACAACACCCAGAGCGTGTTCAAGCTGGTCAAGAGAGCAGGTCACCATATTTATCTTGATAACACCCGAGCGTTTAACTCTCTGATTGTCGACTTTATGACCCGAtag
- a CDS encoding uncharacterized protein (Compare to YALI0E34903g, similar to uniprot|P53918 Saccharomyces cerevisiae YNL125c ESBP6), whose translation MDEKNPGILQTRVFEEQSADSTNEGQTEICTIMSPSNLEKGEESDLPPDQVEPPDGGYGWVCVACTMGVCGTGWGLNSAYGIFLAHYLSYDVFPGATPLDYAYIGGIGIGAGLLAAPVANLAIRNLGLKPSLLIGTFLQLAGCIVASFATHIWHLYVSQGLLMGLAIIFLFAPAVTVPPQWFKKKRSLANGLTVAGSGIGGVLIMLAAQEWINKWGLAWCFRATAIMTFVINMTAVILIREISKVKPTFAVWDFKFLKQVETNAYFLWVFFSLAGYVVMLYSMSPAAKAAGLTDNQATNISALLSAFMAFGRPFIGHFSDRYGRVNIVILSAVLVIVLEYALWLPANSYGMYIAYSILNGFVLGTVWVGLGPIAAEIAGLSSFQTLSCMGMVGMSIPGFFSEVVAIKIRRDGDKPYLWPIVYSSVAFFFSILSAFVMREYAIRRQMVAKREEDPSFVMPGYWCRMFKWGRA comes from the coding sequence ATGGACGAAAAGAACCCAGGCATTCTTCAGACAAGAGTGTTTGAAGAACAGTCTGCGGACTCAACCAACGAAGGACAGACGGAAATCTGCACCATCATGTCTCCTTCGAACCTGGAAAAGGGAGAAGAATCCGATCTGCCGCCCGATCAGGTCGAACCTCCAGACGGAGGCTACGGATGGGTCTGTGTTGCATGCACCATGGGCGTCTGTGGCACGGGATGGGGCCTCAACTCGGCCTATGGCATTTTCCTCGCACATTACCTCTCCTATGATGTGTTTCCAGGGGCAACGCCACTCGATTATGCATACATTGGAGGAATTGGCATTGGAGCTGGTCTGTTGGCAGCCCCAGTGGCCAACTTGGCTATCAGAAACCTCGGGCTGAAGCCCTCTCTGCTGATTGGAACGTTCCTTCAATTGGCAGGCTGCATTGTGGCCTCGTTTGCCACTCACATTTGGCACCTCTATGTGTCCCAGGGTCTGTTGATGGGACTGGCAATCATTTTCCTGTTTGCTCCGGCCGTCACAGTGCCTCCACAGTggttcaagaagaagagatcGCTGGCAAATGGCCTGACAGTGGCGGGGTCAGGTATCGGAGGAGTGCTGATCATGCTGGCAGCACAGGAGTGGATCAATAAGTGGGGCCTGGCGTGGTGTTTCAGAGCTACTGCAATCATGACTTTTGTCATTAACATGACAGCAGTGATTCTGATCCGAGAAATCTCAAAAGTCAAACCAACCTTTGCCGTGTGGGACTTCAAGTTCCTCAAGCAAGTCGAGACCAATGCATACTTCCTctgggtcttcttctcgctGGCGGGCTATGTGGTGATGCTCTACTCCATGTCTCCAGCTGCCAAAGCTGCCGGCTTGACCGATAACCAGGCCACCAACATTTctgctcttctttctgcATTCATGGCTTTTGGACGGCCCTTCATTGGCCACTTTTCTGACAGATACGGACGTGTCAACATTGTGATTCTCTCTGCGGTGCTGGTAATTGTGCTGGAGTACGCTCTGTGGCTCCCGGCCAACTCCTACGGCATGTACATCGCGTATTCCATCCTCAATGGCTTTGTCCTTGGCACAGTGTGGGTCGGTCTTGGCCCTATAGCTGCTGAGATTGCGGGGCTATCGAGTTTCCAGACATTGTCTTGCATGGGAATGGTTGGAATGTCCATCCCGGGTTTCTTTTCCGAAGTCGTTGCTATCAAAATTCGCCGAGACGGAGACAAGCCTTACCTGTGGCCCATTGTCTACTCCTCGGTGgctttcttcttttcgaTTCTGAGCGCATTCGTCATGAGAGAATATGCAATCAGACGGCAGATGGTTGCGAAGCGAGAGGAGGACCCTAGCTTCGTCATGCCAGGCTACTGGTGTCGCATGTTCAAATGGGGCCGAGCGTAG